Proteins from a single region of Verrucosispora sp. NA02020:
- a CDS encoding inositol-3-phosphate synthase, giving the protein MGSVRVAIVGVGNCASSLVQGVEYYRNADPNDRVPGLMHVTFGDYHVSDVQFVAAFDVDAKKVGMDLAEAIVASENNTIKLCDVPPTGVTVQRGPTFDGLGQYYREIIKESDVEPVDVAKALRDAQVDVVVSYLPVGSEQADKFYAQAAIDAGCGFVNALPVFIASDPEWAQKFTDAGLPIVGDDIKSQVGATIVHRALAKLFEDRGVELLRTYQLNFGGNMDFMNMLERNRLVSKKISKTQSVTSQVPHEMAKSDVHIGPSDHVPWLDDRKWAYIRLEGRSFGDAPLNAELKLEVWDSPNSAGVIIDAVRAAKIAMDRKIGGPILSASSYFMKSPPVQYADHEAHAAVEGFITGEVER; this is encoded by the coding sequence ATGGGCTCCGTCCGCGTCGCCATCGTCGGTGTGGGTAACTGCGCCTCGTCCCTGGTACAGGGCGTCGAGTACTACCGGAACGCCGACCCGAACGACCGCGTCCCGGGTCTCATGCACGTCACCTTCGGCGACTACCACGTCTCTGACGTGCAGTTCGTCGCGGCGTTCGATGTCGACGCCAAGAAGGTGGGCATGGACCTCGCGGAGGCGATCGTCGCCAGCGAGAACAACACCATCAAGCTCTGCGACGTGCCGCCGACCGGCGTCACCGTGCAGCGCGGCCCGACCTTCGACGGCCTCGGGCAGTACTACCGCGAGATCATCAAGGAGTCGGACGTCGAGCCGGTCGACGTGGCCAAGGCGCTGCGCGACGCGCAGGTCGACGTGGTCGTCTCCTACCTGCCGGTGGGCTCGGAGCAGGCCGACAAGTTCTACGCCCAGGCCGCCATCGACGCGGGCTGCGGGTTCGTCAACGCCCTGCCGGTCTTCATCGCCTCGGACCCGGAGTGGGCGCAGAAGTTCACCGACGCCGGCCTGCCGATCGTCGGTGACGACATCAAGAGCCAGGTCGGCGCCACCATCGTGCACCGGGCCCTCGCGAAGCTCTTCGAGGACCGGGGCGTCGAGCTGCTGCGTACGTACCAGCTCAACTTCGGCGGCAACATGGACTTCATGAACATGCTGGAGCGCAACCGCCTGGTCTCGAAGAAGATCTCGAAGACCCAGTCGGTGACCTCCCAGGTGCCGCACGAGATGGCCAAGAGCGACGTGCACATCGGCCCGTCGGACCACGTGCCGTGGCTGGACGACCGCAAGTGGGCGTACATCCGCCTGGAGGGTCGCTCCTTCGGCGACGCCCCGCTCAACGCGGAGCTCAAGCTCGAGGTGTGGGACTCGCCGAACTCGGCCGGCGTCATCATCGACGCCGTCCGGGCCGCGAAGATCGCCATGGACCGGAAGATCGGTGGCCCGATCCTGTCGGCGTCGTCGTACTTCATGAAGTCCCCGCCTGTGCAGTACGCCGACCACGAGGCGCACGCCGCCGTCGAGGGCTTCATCACCGGTGAGGTCGAGCGCTGA
- a CDS encoding methylated-DNA--[protein]-cysteine S-methyltransferase, translating into MRWTVLDSPIGDFSVATEGDSVCGTHFAAVAGAPREPVDEVSRRAVAELRAYFAGEATEFGVPVRVPRGSEFERAVWREMTLIPYGETMTYGEVARRLGDPGAARAVGVACNRNPVPVIVPCHRIIGAGGKLVGFGGGLDRKVKLLELEARVALQRAWS; encoded by the coding sequence ATGCGTTGGACCGTGCTGGATTCGCCGATCGGGGACTTCTCCGTGGCCACCGAGGGTGACAGCGTGTGCGGGACGCACTTCGCGGCGGTGGCGGGCGCGCCGAGGGAACCGGTCGACGAGGTGTCCCGGCGGGCGGTGGCGGAGCTGCGCGCGTACTTCGCCGGTGAGGCGACCGAGTTCGGTGTGCCGGTGCGGGTGCCCCGAGGCTCCGAGTTCGAGCGGGCGGTGTGGCGGGAGATGACCCTCATCCCGTACGGCGAGACGATGACCTATGGCGAGGTGGCCCGGCGGTTGGGGGATCCCGGTGCCGCCCGCGCGGTCGGGGTGGCCTGCAACCGCAACCCGGTCCCGGTCATCGTGCCGTGCCACCGGATCATCGGTGCCGGCGGCAAGCTGGTCGGCTTCGGCGGTGGTCTGGACCGCAAGGTCAAGCTGCTGGAGCTGGAGGCCCGCGTGGCCCTGCAACGCGCCTGGTCCTGA
- a CDS encoding S8 family serine peptidase, whose protein sequence is MKYRGVLRRSAAAGLALATASSIITVATGQAALATTPDEPARAEVRGTERSDVVPGRYIVVLKDQRATYTSVRTIAAKLIRDNGGNVRQVFGTALPGFSASMSKQQADKVAANPAVAYVEPVRRVSASATQSNPPSWGLDRLDQASAKLNKSFKYPNTGSNVTAYIVDTGIHTKHQDFGGRASIGFDYFAEPIDPGTEPDPTTPVPASEEDCDGHGTHVAGTVGGAKYGVAKQIKLVGVRVLDCDGFGTTDSVIAGINFVTEDAMKNAPRRAVANVSLGGSVSAAIDAAVRKSVDSGVTYAIAAGNESQNACNVSPARVPDAITVGATDRIDMRAWFSNYGKCLDVFAPGVSIVSARHDNNTGSVGMSGTSMAAPHVAGAAALLLQSNPTWKPKQVRDRIVTTGIAGAVYDPKGSMDRLLTVGSVTQARNSYGLKASSNGKFVTAASTKKALVNNGSSLGTAQRYDVVNAGSGLVALRSKSTGRYVVAPSKGTKPLIASHKTIVTAGKFTIVHHTDGTVSLKAKANGKYVTAAKSGKSSLKASKTSVGSTEKFTFDAPAPVVTIKAKASNRYVVAGSKPLIATSKSVTKSTKYQMVNRGDGLFYLKALANNRYVIAASKGTKPLIANSKSTGSYQTFYFLDYNADGSIYLGGWDEQAVTAGKAGNKQLISSKNIDWSREDLGLGNGEKFFFAVA, encoded by the coding sequence GTGAAATACCGTGGCGTACTGCGCCGCTCGGCGGCGGCCGGGCTCGCCCTCGCGACCGCCTCCTCCATCATCACCGTCGCCACCGGCCAAGCCGCGTTGGCGACCACCCCTGACGAGCCCGCGCGGGCCGAGGTGCGTGGCACCGAACGCTCCGACGTCGTTCCCGGCCGTTACATCGTCGTACTGAAGGACCAGCGGGCCACCTACACCTCGGTCCGGACCATCGCCGCCAAGCTCATCCGGGACAACGGCGGCAACGTCCGGCAGGTCTTCGGTACGGCGCTGCCCGGCTTCTCGGCCTCGATGAGCAAGCAGCAGGCCGATAAGGTGGCGGCCAACCCGGCCGTGGCCTACGTGGAGCCGGTGCGCCGGGTGTCGGCCAGTGCCACCCAGAGCAACCCGCCGTCGTGGGGTCTCGACCGGCTCGACCAGGCGTCCGCGAAGCTGAACAAGAGCTTCAAGTACCCGAACACGGGCAGCAACGTCACGGCGTACATCGTGGACACCGGTATCCACACCAAGCACCAGGACTTCGGTGGCCGGGCCAGTATCGGGTTCGACTACTTCGCCGAGCCCATCGACCCCGGGACGGAGCCGGATCCCACCACGCCGGTGCCGGCATCGGAGGAGGACTGCGACGGCCACGGCACGCACGTGGCCGGCACCGTCGGCGGCGCCAAGTACGGCGTGGCGAAGCAGATCAAGCTCGTCGGCGTACGGGTGCTCGACTGCGACGGTTTCGGCACCACGGACAGTGTCATCGCCGGCATCAACTTCGTCACCGAGGACGCGATGAAGAACGCGCCGAGGCGTGCCGTCGCCAACGTGAGCCTCGGAGGCAGCGTGTCGGCGGCGATCGATGCGGCCGTGCGGAAGTCCGTCGACTCGGGCGTCACCTACGCGATCGCGGCCGGCAACGAGTCGCAGAACGCCTGCAACGTCTCCCCGGCGCGGGTGCCGGACGCCATCACGGTGGGTGCCACCGACCGGATCGACATGCGCGCGTGGTTCTCGAACTACGGCAAGTGCCTCGACGTGTTCGCCCCCGGCGTCAGCATCGTCTCGGCCCGGCACGACAACAACACCGGTAGCGTCGGGATGAGCGGCACCTCGATGGCCGCCCCGCACGTGGCCGGCGCGGCTGCCCTGCTGCTGCAGAGCAACCCGACGTGGAAGCCGAAGCAGGTTCGCGACCGGATCGTCACCACCGGCATCGCCGGTGCGGTGTACGACCCGAAGGGTTCGATGGACCGGCTGCTCACCGTCGGCTCGGTCACCCAGGCCCGGAACTCGTACGGCCTGAAGGCCAGCTCCAACGGCAAGTTCGTCACCGCGGCCAGCACCAAGAAGGCACTGGTCAACAACGGGTCGAGCCTGGGCACCGCGCAGCGGTACGACGTCGTCAACGCCGGTAGCGGGCTGGTCGCGCTGCGCTCCAAGAGCACCGGCCGGTACGTCGTCGCGCCGAGCAAGGGCACCAAGCCGCTGATCGCCAGTCACAAAACGATCGTCACGGCGGGCAAGTTCACGATCGTGCACCACACCGACGGGACGGTCAGCCTCAAGGCCAAGGCCAACGGCAAGTACGTCACCGCGGCGAAGTCCGGCAAGTCGTCGCTGAAGGCGAGCAAGACCAGCGTCGGCTCCACGGAGAAGTTCACCTTCGACGCGCCGGCCCCGGTGGTCACCATCAAGGCCAAGGCGAGCAACCGGTACGTGGTCGCGGGCAGCAAGCCGCTGATCGCCACCAGCAAGTCGGTCACCAAGTCGACCAAGTACCAGATGGTCAACCGGGGTGACGGCCTCTTCTACCTGAAGGCCCTGGCCAACAACCGGTACGTGATCGCGGCGAGCAAGGGCACCAAACCGCTGATCGCCAACAGCAAGTCGACCGGCTCGTACCAGACGTTCTACTTCCTGGACTACAACGCGGACGGCTCGATCTACCTCGGTGGTTGGGACGAGCAGGCCGTCACCGCCGGCAAGGCCGGTAACAAGCAGTTGATTTCGAGCAAGAACATCGACTGGAGCAGGGAAGACCTGGGTCTCGGCAACGGCGAGAAGTTCTTCTTCGCCGTCGCCTGA
- a CDS encoding CCA tRNA nucleotidyltransferase gives MSEAAASHTTDRRELTAAQRNAVAELLRVSPVADELGRRFAAAGHELHLVGGSVRDALLGRLGDDLDFCTDAHPDQTLAVVRGWAEAVWETGREFGTIGCQRDGLRLEITTFRAESYDQVSRNPVVQYGSSLVEDLRRRDFTVNAMAVSLPEHRFTDPYGGLADLAAKVVRTPGTPAESFGDDPLRMLRAARFAAQLRFAVHPDVQAAMNRMAADLDRITAERIRDEFTKLLTAADPITGLRLLVDSGLAERFLPELTGLKLEIDEHAQHKDVYEHTLTVVRNAMSYEQDGPDFVLRMAALMHDVGKPATKSVGTDGRVSFHHHEVVGARLTKARMKALRYPKDVTAKVTTLVALHLRFYGYGRGEWTDSAVRRYVTDAGDLLSRLHKLTRSDCTTRNRRKAAQLAADYDALEERITRIEAEEDLARVRPDLDGNAIMELLGVPPGPIVGRAWKHLKDLRLEHGPLDRDTAEAELLRWARQEGIVG, from the coding sequence ATGTCCGAAGCCGCCGCATCCCACACCACCGACCGCCGCGAACTCACCGCCGCGCAGCGCAACGCCGTCGCCGAACTCCTCCGGGTCTCGCCGGTCGCCGACGAGTTGGGTCGCCGGTTCGCCGCCGCCGGCCACGAACTGCACCTTGTGGGCGGTTCGGTCCGCGACGCCCTGCTCGGTCGGCTCGGTGACGACCTCGACTTCTGCACCGACGCCCACCCGGACCAGACGCTCGCCGTCGTGCGCGGCTGGGCCGAGGCGGTCTGGGAGACCGGCCGGGAGTTCGGCACCATCGGTTGCCAGCGAGACGGCCTGCGGCTGGAGATCACCACCTTCCGCGCCGAGTCGTACGACCAGGTCAGCCGCAACCCGGTGGTCCAGTACGGCAGCAGCCTGGTCGAGGACCTGCGGCGGCGCGACTTCACCGTCAACGCGATGGCGGTGAGCCTGCCCGAGCACCGGTTCACCGACCCGTACGGCGGGCTCGCCGACCTGGCCGCGAAGGTGGTGCGTACCCCGGGGACGCCCGCCGAGTCGTTCGGCGACGATCCGCTGCGGATGCTGCGGGCCGCCCGGTTCGCCGCCCAGCTCCGCTTCGCGGTCCACCCCGACGTGCAGGCGGCCATGAACCGGATGGCGGCGGACCTGGACCGGATCACCGCCGAGCGGATCCGTGACGAGTTCACCAAGCTGCTCACCGCGGCTGACCCGATCACCGGGCTGCGACTGCTGGTGGACTCCGGGCTGGCCGAGCGCTTCCTGCCGGAACTGACCGGTCTCAAGCTGGAGATCGACGAGCACGCCCAGCACAAGGACGTCTACGAGCACACCCTGACGGTGGTACGTAACGCGATGTCGTACGAGCAGGACGGGCCGGACTTCGTCCTGCGGATGGCCGCGTTGATGCACGACGTCGGCAAGCCGGCCACCAAGTCGGTCGGTACGGACGGACGGGTCAGCTTCCACCACCACGAGGTGGTCGGTGCCCGGCTGACCAAGGCGCGGATGAAGGCGCTGCGCTACCCGAAGGACGTCACCGCCAAGGTCACCACGCTGGTGGCGCTGCACCTGCGGTTCTACGGCTACGGCCGGGGCGAGTGGACCGACTCGGCGGTACGGCGGTACGTGACCGACGCCGGCGACCTGCTGTCCCGGCTGCACAAGCTGACCCGGTCCGACTGCACCACCCGCAACCGGCGCAAGGCCGCCCAGCTCGCCGCCGACTACGACGCGCTGGAAGAACGGATCACCCGGATCGAGGCCGAGGAGGACCTGGCCCGGGTCCGGCCCGATCTGGACGGTAACGCGATCATGGAGTTGCTCGGCGTACCACCGGGGCCGATCGTGGGCCGCGCCTGGAAGCACCTCAAGGACCTGCGCCTGGAACACGGGCCGCTGGACCGCGACACCGCCGAGGCCGAGCTGCTGCGCTGGGCCCGCCAGGAGGGCATCGTCGGCTGA
- the murJ gene encoding murein biosynthesis integral membrane protein MurJ, giving the protein MSGGLYRSANAAQGGAPGGRPDDGATFISADPLNQPAVESVAPPQEQVGEASAATNSAVMAIGSLVSRGTGFLRNLVIGAALGGALVGDAYTTAQILPGMVYEFLLGGILTSVLIPVLVRRRKADSDGGQAYTQRLLTLALLALGAAALLAVALAVPLTWLYGASESAPGYSGLVTGLARLMLPMIFFSGLSALISAVLNTRGHFAAPMWAPILNNLVVIGTAGLYIGIFGAEIVGPDDMTTGRVLLIGGGTLLGVAVQVAGLMPALRKVGFRWKLRFDFRKLGLAELGRLGAWMICYVAVSQIGLIVLFNLLNRAGKENSAGPLIYNNVFLLLMTAHGIIAVSIITALMPRMSAAAADGRYADLAADLSRGTRTVSAVLAPIAVCYAVLATPIAFTLFRWGAFDEDNATATSLVLLAAALALVPFAISQLFTFAFYALPDTRTPALINIPVVALRIGVQIALFLIFSASFAGAGMMIGNTVSYLAAAIISAWLLRPRVGRIGLGAILRTLGRVAVAAVGAAVAGLLVVALLPGGDTPTRLEAVVQLVVGGAVIGGTYLGLATVLRISEITEVLGMVRRRLGR; this is encoded by the coding sequence ATGAGCGGCGGGCTCTACCGCAGCGCGAACGCCGCGCAGGGCGGCGCGCCCGGCGGTCGGCCGGACGACGGTGCCACGTTCATCTCCGCCGACCCGCTGAACCAGCCGGCCGTCGAGTCGGTCGCGCCCCCCCAGGAGCAGGTCGGCGAGGCCAGCGCCGCCACCAACAGCGCGGTCATGGCGATCGGCAGCCTGGTCAGCCGGGGTACGGGATTCCTCCGCAACCTGGTCATCGGCGCGGCGCTCGGCGGGGCGCTGGTGGGCGACGCCTACACCACCGCGCAGATCCTGCCGGGAATGGTCTACGAGTTCCTGCTCGGCGGCATCCTGACCAGCGTGCTGATCCCGGTGCTGGTACGCCGGCGCAAGGCGGACAGCGACGGCGGCCAAGCGTACACCCAACGGCTGTTGACCCTGGCGCTGCTGGCCCTCGGTGCCGCCGCCCTGCTCGCGGTCGCCCTCGCCGTACCGCTGACCTGGCTCTACGGTGCCAGCGAGTCCGCGCCCGGCTACTCCGGCCTGGTCACCGGGCTGGCCCGGCTCATGCTGCCGATGATCTTCTTCTCCGGCCTGAGCGCACTGATCAGCGCCGTGCTCAACACCCGGGGCCACTTCGCCGCACCGATGTGGGCACCGATCCTGAACAACCTGGTGGTCATCGGCACCGCCGGCCTCTACATCGGGATCTTCGGCGCCGAGATCGTCGGCCCGGACGACATGACCACCGGCCGGGTCCTGCTGATCGGTGGCGGCACCCTGCTCGGCGTCGCCGTCCAGGTCGCCGGCCTGATGCCGGCGCTGCGCAAGGTCGGTTTCCGATGGAAGCTCCGCTTCGACTTCCGCAAGCTCGGGCTCGCCGAACTGGGCCGGCTCGGGGCGTGGATGATCTGCTACGTCGCGGTCAGCCAGATCGGCCTGATCGTGCTGTTCAACCTGTTGAACCGCGCCGGCAAGGAGAACTCCGCCGGTCCGCTGATCTACAACAACGTGTTCCTGCTGTTGATGACCGCGCACGGCATCATCGCCGTATCGATCATCACGGCGCTGATGCCCCGGATGAGCGCCGCTGCCGCCGACGGCCGGTACGCCGACCTCGCCGCGGACCTGTCCCGGGGCACCCGCACCGTCTCGGCGGTGCTCGCGCCGATCGCGGTCTGCTACGCCGTGCTCGCCACCCCGATCGCGTTCACCCTGTTCCGATGGGGCGCGTTCGACGAGGACAACGCCACCGCGACGTCCCTGGTGCTGCTCGCCGCCGCGCTGGCCCTGGTGCCGTTCGCGATCAGCCAGCTCTTCACCTTCGCCTTCTACGCACTCCCCGACACCCGCACCCCGGCGCTGATCAACATTCCGGTGGTGGCGCTGCGGATCGGCGTACAGATCGCGCTGTTCCTGATCTTCTCGGCGAGCTTCGCGGGCGCCGGGATGATGATCGGCAACACCGTCTCCTACCTGGCCGCCGCCATCATCTCCGCGTGGCTGCTGCGGCCCCGGGTGGGGCGGATCGGGCTGGGCGCGATCCTGCGAACCCTCGGCCGGGTGGCGGTCGCGGCGGTGGGAGCAGCGGTGGCCGGCCTGCTGGTGGTCGCGCTGCTACCGGGAGGCGACACGCCGACTCGGCTGGAGGCCGTCGTGCAACTCGTGGTGGGTGGCGCAGTTATCGGCGGTACCTATCTCGGGCTGGCCACGGTGCTGCGCATCTCCGAGATCACCGAAGTGCTGGGGATGGTCCGCAGGCGTCTCGGGCGGTGA
- a CDS encoding protein kinase family protein: MPSSAGPSIGTITEGGRVTQVGEGQDADETTPPVMTFGAPTAGEILAERYELVEHINNDSAGRLVWRGVDVVLRRPVAVVMRYPGGDSATEMLQAAVAASRVIHPNLTGVYDAIDEADRAYVVREWVDGRSLRELVADGPLDGARATAVGSAVASALAAVHATGMVHGNVHPGTVMISDDGRVVLADARTDGDDSQESDVRAVGGVLYYALTGYWPHNEAPLRGATAGHGRAAIPDAVRDANGVVAAPRQVRAGVPAYLDDLTTDLLDGGIAPPSSDVLAAELARLDVPADDDYLDNSGPLRFAGESGDEPSPLAAAGGRKVALGIAGVLVVALVGLLVGISALGGDDDSPQTDPVAAPTSSAATSEEPPPPAAVQDLKISAARIIDPDSNDRSEVRDAEKVFDGDRDQGWSTETYNRSNFGNLKEGMGVWVDLGTERTVKSVQVHLSSTGASASLLTGTVQAPSTSAGDRQIVDAFKNGPIGQPFEEHDGTTMTFNGFDADQKYRYLMFWITELPPNNGGFKVGVQEITVQGS; this comes from the coding sequence ATGCCCAGCAGCGCGGGTCCATCGATCGGCACGATCACCGAGGGAGGACGGGTGACCCAGGTCGGCGAGGGTCAGGACGCGGACGAGACCACTCCGCCGGTCATGACCTTCGGTGCTCCGACAGCCGGTGAGATCCTCGCCGAGCGGTACGAACTGGTCGAGCACATCAACAACGACAGCGCGGGCCGATTGGTCTGGCGCGGTGTCGACGTCGTGCTCCGCCGACCCGTCGCGGTCGTGATGCGCTACCCGGGTGGCGACTCCGCCACCGAGATGCTCCAGGCCGCGGTCGCCGCGAGCCGGGTCATCCACCCCAACCTGACCGGCGTCTACGACGCCATCGACGAGGCCGACCGGGCCTACGTCGTGCGCGAGTGGGTCGACGGGCGGTCCCTACGGGAACTGGTCGCGGACGGGCCGCTGGACGGCGCCCGGGCCACCGCCGTCGGCAGTGCGGTCGCCAGCGCGCTGGCCGCCGTGCACGCCACCGGCATGGTGCACGGCAACGTGCACCCCGGCACGGTGATGATCAGCGACGACGGCCGCGTGGTGCTGGCCGACGCGCGGACCGACGGTGACGACAGCCAGGAGAGTGACGTCCGGGCGGTCGGCGGAGTCCTCTACTACGCGCTGACCGGCTACTGGCCGCACAACGAGGCGCCGCTGCGCGGTGCCACCGCCGGGCACGGTCGAGCGGCCATCCCGGACGCGGTACGCGACGCCAACGGCGTGGTGGCGGCTCCCCGTCAGGTCCGGGCCGGGGTTCCGGCCTACCTCGACGACCTCACCACGGACCTGCTCGACGGCGGGATCGCCCCGCCCTCCTCGGACGTGCTCGCCGCCGAACTGGCCCGACTCGACGTACCCGCCGACGACGACTACCTCGACAACAGCGGCCCACTGCGCTTCGCCGGTGAGTCCGGTGACGAGCCCTCGCCGCTGGCCGCCGCCGGCGGCCGGAAGGTGGCGCTGGGCATCGCCGGTGTGCTGGTGGTGGCTCTGGTCGGCCTGCTCGTCGGCATCAGCGCCCTCGGCGGTGACGACGACAGCCCACAGACCGACCCGGTCGCCGCGCCCACGTCCAGCGCCGCGACGAGCGAGGAACCACCGCCGCCGGCCGCCGTGCAGGATCTCAAGATCAGCGCCGCCCGGATCATCGACCCGGACAGCAACGATCGCAGTGAGGTCCGTGACGCCGAGAAGGTCTTCGACGGCGACCGGGACCAGGGCTGGTCGACGGAGACCTACAACCGGAGCAACTTCGGCAACCTCAAGGAAGGCATGGGGGTCTGGGTCGACCTCGGCACCGAGCGGACCGTCAAGTCGGTGCAGGTCCACCTCTCCAGCACCGGCGCCTCCGCATCACTGCTCACCGGCACCGTCCAAGCCCCCTCGACCAGCGCGGGTGACCGCCAGATCGTGGACGCGTTCAAGAACGGCCCGATCGGGCAGCCCTTCGAGGAGCACGACGGCACCACGATGACCTTCAACGGCTTCGACGCCGACCAGAAGTACCGCTACCTCATGTTCTGGATCACCGAACTGCCGCCGAACAACGGTGGCTTCAAGGTCGGCGTCCAGGAGATCACGGTCCAGGGGTCATGA
- the sigM gene encoding RNA polymerase sigma factor SigM: MEVSGRDAAGVPLDGVVSDIDLLRAHADGDRDAFATLFLRHRDRLWAVALRTLGDREEAADALQDAMLSAHRAAARFRGDAAVTTWLHRIVVNACLDRIRRRQAHPTVPLPDGTHDPDTGGGAGGPEPTAPVRDHDTAMVVREALATLPTEQRAALVLVDVQGYPVAEVARILGVAEGTVKSRCARGRARLALLLGHLRTGSEPAPAGAGEVPRITRGNPGAPHGVRSRSGHHRPDANQEES; encoded by the coding sequence ATGGAGGTATCCGGCCGGGACGCTGCCGGCGTACCGCTGGACGGGGTGGTCAGCGACATCGACCTGCTCCGCGCCCACGCCGACGGTGACCGGGACGCGTTCGCCACGCTGTTCCTGCGGCACCGGGACCGGCTCTGGGCGGTCGCCCTGCGTACCCTCGGCGACCGTGAGGAGGCCGCCGACGCGCTCCAGGACGCGATGCTGTCGGCCCACCGGGCCGCGGCGCGGTTCCGGGGCGACGCCGCCGTCACCACCTGGTTGCACCGGATCGTGGTGAACGCCTGCCTCGACCGCATCCGTCGTCGGCAGGCCCACCCCACGGTGCCGCTACCCGACGGGACGCACGACCCCGACACCGGCGGCGGCGCCGGTGGCCCCGAACCGACCGCACCGGTACGCGACCACGACACCGCGATGGTCGTCCGGGAAGCCCTGGCCACCCTCCCGACCGAGCAGCGGGCTGCCCTCGTCCTGGTGGATGTGCAGGGCTACCCGGTCGCGGAGGTCGCGCGGATCCTCGGCGTCGCCGAGGGCACCGTGAAGAGCCGGTGCGCCCGAGGTCGCGCCCGGTTGGCACTCCTGCTCGGGCACCTGCGGACCGGCAGCGAACCGGCTCCCGCCGGTGCCGGTGAGGTGCCGCGAATCACCCGGGGGAACCCCGGAGCCCCGCACGGCGTCCGATCGAGGTCGGGACACCATCGTCCGGATGCCAACCAGGAGGAATCGTGA
- the trxB gene encoding thioredoxin-disulfide reductase, whose product MDEVRNLIIIGSGPAGYTAAVYAARANLKPLVIEGVQSGGALMTTTEVENFPGFADGILGPELMDNMRKQAERFGAEFLTDDVTRVELADTGQPGAVSTVWIGESAYRASAVILATGSAWRPLGVPGEQEYLGHGVSSCATCDGFFFRNQHIVVVGGGDSAMEEASFLTRFAESVTIIHRRDSFRASKIMAERALGNDKIKVEWNTVTEEILGADGKVTGVRVRNVHTGEAKVLDVTGVFVAIGHDPRSELFRDQVEMDDEGYVKVQAPSTRTSLPGVFAAGDLVDHTYRQAITAAGTGCAAALDAERFIATLPKG is encoded by the coding sequence GTGGACGAGGTCCGCAACCTGATCATCATCGGCTCCGGGCCGGCCGGTTACACCGCAGCGGTCTACGCGGCACGGGCGAACCTCAAGCCGCTGGTCATCGAGGGCGTACAGTCCGGCGGCGCGTTGATGACCACCACCGAGGTGGAGAACTTCCCCGGCTTCGCGGACGGCATTCTCGGTCCCGAGCTGATGGACAACATGCGCAAGCAGGCCGAGCGGTTCGGGGCCGAGTTCCTGACCGACGACGTCACCCGGGTCGAGCTGGCCGACACCGGCCAACCGGGCGCGGTGAGCACCGTCTGGATCGGTGAGAGCGCCTACCGCGCCTCGGCCGTCATCCTCGCCACCGGTTCCGCCTGGCGCCCGCTCGGCGTACCGGGTGAGCAGGAGTACCTGGGCCACGGCGTCTCGTCCTGCGCCACCTGTGACGGCTTCTTCTTCCGCAACCAGCACATCGTGGTCGTCGGTGGCGGCGACTCGGCGATGGAGGAGGCCAGCTTCCTGACCCGCTTCGCCGAGTCGGTCACCATCATCCACCGCCGCGACTCGTTCCGGGCCAGCAAGATCATGGCGGAGCGCGCGCTGGGCAACGACAAGATCAAGGTCGAGTGGAACACCGTGACCGAGGAGATCCTCGGCGCGGACGGCAAGGTCACCGGGGTACGGGTACGCAACGTGCACACCGGGGAGGCCAAGGTTCTCGACGTCACCGGCGTGTTCGTGGCGATCGGGCACGACCCGCGCAGCGAACTGTTCCGGGATCAGGTCGAGATGGACGACGAGGGCTACGTCAAGGTCCAGGCCCCCAGCACCCGGACCAGTCTCCCGGGCGTCTTCGCCGCCGGTGACCTGGTCGACCACACGTACCGGCAGGCCATCACCGCAGCCGGCACCGGCTGCGCCGCCGCGCTCGACGCGGAACGCTTCATCGCCACGCTGCCCAAGGGCTGA
- the trxA gene encoding thioredoxin — protein MGATKSVTDASFAADVLKSDKPVLVDFWAEWCAPCRKVSPLLEEIAGEMGDQVSIVKLNIDENPETARAYRVMSVPTLTVFKNGEPVQSIAGAKPKGELVKLIESAL, from the coding sequence GTGGGAGCAACCAAGTCGGTTACCGACGCTAGTTTCGCCGCAGACGTACTCAAGTCCGACAAGCCGGTCCTGGTGGATTTCTGGGCCGAGTGGTGCGCACCGTGCCGCAAGGTGTCGCCCTTGCTGGAGGAGATCGCGGGCGAGATGGGCGACCAGGTCAGCATCGTCAAGCTCAACATCGACGAGAACCCGGAGACCGCCCGCGCCTACCGGGTGATGTCGGTGCCGACGCTCACCGTCTTCAAGAACGGCGAGCCGGTGCAGTCGATCGCGGGCGCCAAGCCCAAGGGTGAGCTGGTCAAGCTGATCGAATCGGCGCTCTGA